The nucleotide window TTCTAAGTATTTTCATTCCTAAGTCTTTGTTGATAGAAATATTTCTCACTTATCCAATTGCCCATGGTTAAGAAAAATAATCCACCTCCAAACAGATCAAATATGTGTGTAAGAAAATTGGTACAGCATATGTAAAGATTATGCTACCGGAATGTTAAACTCGGcatgttaaaaatagaattatataaaatgtcaCATAGGTACACATCCTAAAAAATCAACTTCACTCACAATCTCACGTATAAATTTTAGTCAATACACCAAATAATGACTAGGTTAAAAAATCcagaagttttttgtttgcttgtttgtttgtttttgttttgagactgggtttcactctgtcacccaggctggagtgcagtgctgtgattgcagctcactgcaaccttgacttcctggactcaggtgattcttccacctcagcatccGGAGtatgagtatctgggactacaggcatgcaccaccatgcctgtcaaatttttttaatttttatttttagtagagagagatggggtttcctcacaTTGCTCAGGCCTGTATCGGACTCCTgcgctcaagggatccacctacctgggcctcttaaagtgctgggattacaggtgtgagccaccatgactagcCAAAAATCTAGAATTTTCATGACTCAGTAGGATAGatgtttttggggaaaaaaaattcacttcAGCATATGTGAATGTTTCATAAACCATAAAGAACTAAACAATACACAATGTTGTTTGTATTGCAGTGTCCTGTTGGCTTCTAGAATAAATTGGCAATGTCATAAAATGTGAGTCACTCAAcatgttaaaatacaaatttttattcaCTGTAATTCAGTTTGAAATGTACATGGAAAGGAAGTCAGCTTTCTAAGAAGTTATCACAACATATATAATAGAAATTAAGTCAACAAAGATAACAAACAAAATTTTTAGAAGTCTTCCCACAATTTCATCTTCTAGACTTTTGGGAGTAGCAGTAGAAATTAATATCCAGTTTTTACCAGTCATATCCAGAATACTCCTGCTCcctaggaaaaaagagaaaagtatccTCAAATGAACACATTTATAATACTGATTATTTCAACTCAATCTAATATTTCCACTATAAAAAGATAGTGAGCAAGGTAAGTCTTCCAGGGAATATTCCACACCTATTTGTAAccaatcaatgaaataaaatatttttctcccatttatttTGACCACTTTCTGTCAAAATCACAGGCTTTTCTCTATGACAAACTTGCCTTTCTTTCTAAAACAAACAGCTCAAGGAACTTTCATAGTGGCCATTCCCTTTTCATGTTATCTGTAGTAAGTTTGTTTATCAAGTATCTGCAGTCATTTCAATCATTTTTATTGGCATTGGTGAAGCTGCTATTCCTCTAACTTGTACTATTGGTGTTACCAAGAAGTGAGAatttaaagacatgaaaaaaggcaggtagtgattaaaaaaaaaagtctttttctttcctcaagaTCCTGTCTGTCATGTTTTGGTTACTTACTAAGGCATCAAACATTTAATTTCCTCTACATTTCTGTATtaataaaacaagttttaaaaaatacctggaaTTTGTGGTCTGCATTCCACATTGTTGGAACAGTTTACCAAATGTCTGTTAGGCAGGGCATTTAGAACCATTCTTAATCCCTTTTACAGGGGATGCAAAGGCAAATAAGCAGCTTTCAAAGCCTTACGCCAAAGTTCCACATATATACTCAAAATGAACATCAATGTCAAAAAAGGTGGCAAAATTTGGGTAGTAAAATATTTCATCTACTATTTTCACCCCAAAATAAAAACGGCAGGTAGGCTTTTaagagagaataagaaagagagaaggggaaagagatgAGTACTCTGCCAGTGTTGTCTACTGCCATTTTGAGCAATCTTGATAA belongs to Symphalangus syndactylus isolate Jambi chromosome 4, NHGRI_mSymSyn1-v2.1_pri, whole genome shotgun sequence and includes:
- the MRLN gene encoding myoregulin, with amino-acid sequence MTGKNWILISTATPKSLEDEIVGRLLKILFVIFVDLISIIYVVITS